One part of the Solanum dulcamara chromosome 8, daSolDulc1.2, whole genome shotgun sequence genome encodes these proteins:
- the LOC129898992 gene encoding probable pectinesterase/pectinesterase inhibitor 34, whose amino-acid sequence MDYARLGKPKPKDLSRREILPKFEENVTSRPNHKSKLQIFLIFSGILILASAISAAVLVNVRSKTDAQVLHIKPSQAISRTCSLTRFPTLCLNSLHEFPGALTASDAELVHISVNATLQRFGKAFYMASDINSLDMDKRTRSAYESCLELLEDSVYLLSRSLTSVSPGAGKSPPGNNNDVQTWLSAALTNQDTCTEGFADVTGNVKDQMATKLKDLSQLVSNCLAIFAAVNGNDDFAGVPIHNRRRRLMGTVVSAKNENFPKWLSRKDRKLLDAPVSTIKADMIVSKDGNGTFKTIAEAIKKLPDYSTRRIIIYVKAGRYEEDILKVGRKKTNVMFIGDGKGQTMISGGKSVSQNLTTFHTASFAATGAGFIARDITFQNWAGPGKHQAVALRIGADHAVIYRCNIIGYQDTLYVHSQRQFYRECDIYGTVDFIFGNAAVVIQNCSIYARKPMDFQKNTITAQNRKDPNQNTGISIHACKIVATSDLEASKGSFPTYLGRPWKLYSRTVVMLSYLGDHIHPHGWLEWNATFALDTLYYGEYMNYGPGAAVGQRVKWPGYRVINSTDEASKFTVAQFIFGSSWLPSTGVAFLGGLNT is encoded by the exons ATGGACTATGCCAGGCTTGGAAAACCCAAGCCTAAAGATCTCTCACGCCGAGAAATACTCCCAAAATTTGAAGAGAATGTCACTTCCAGGCCCAATCACAAGTCCAAACTTCAAATCTTTCTCATTTTCTCTGGCATTCTTATACTTGCTTCTGCAATTTCCGCAGCAGTTTTGGTTAATGTCCGAAGTAAAACGGATGCCCAAGTGCTTCATATTAAGCCCAGTCAGGCAATTTCACGAACATGTAGTCTCACTCGTTTCCCAACACTCTGTTTAAACTCCTTGCATGAATTCCCCGGCGCACTCACCGCCTCCGACGCCGAACTCGTCCACATTTCCGTCAATGCGACGCTCCAGCGTTTTGGCAAGGCGTTTTACATGGCGTCCGATATTAACAGCCTTGACATGGACAAGCGTACAAGGTCCGCTTACGAGAGTTGCCTCGAGCTGTTAGAAGATTCAGTTTATCTTCTATCCCGATCCTTAACTTCCGTTTCTCCCGGCGCCGGAAAATCACCGCCGGGAAACAATAACGACGTGCAAACGTGGCTAAGCGCTGCGCTCACTAATCAGGACACGTGTACGGAGGGTTTCGCCGACGTTACCGGGAATGTGAAGGATCAGATGGCGACAAAGTTGAAGGATTTGTCTCAATTGGTGAGCAATTGCTTAGCCATTTTCGCTGCCGTGAACGGAAACGATGATTTCGCCGGGGTTCCGATTCACAACCGTCGACGTAGATTAATGGGTACTGTTGTGTCAGCGAAAAATGAGAATTTCCCTAAATGGTTGTCACGGAAGGACCGAAAGTTATTGGATGCACCAGTATCGACAATTAAAGCAGATATGATCGTGTCAAAAGACGGTAACGGAACGTTCAAGACAATAGCAGAGGCAATCAAAAAGCTCCCTGATTACAGTACTCGCAGGATAATAATTTACGTCAAGGCAggaag GTATGAAGAAGATATCCTTAAAGTAGGGAGGAAAAAGACGAACGTAATGTTCATAGGTGATGGTAAAGGCCAGACGATGATATCAGGTGGCAAAAGTGTATCACAGAATCTGACGACATTCCATACCGCGTCTTTCG CGGCAACTGGAGCTGGATTCATTGCAAGAGACATTACATTTCAGAACTGGGCTGGACCAGGCAAGCATCAAGCGGTAGCTCTTCGTATTGGAGCTGATCATGCTGTGATCTATCGCTGCAACATCATTGGATATCAAGACACTCTGTACGTGCACTCCCAGCGCCAATTCTATCGCGAGTGTGATATTTATGGTACTGTTGATTTCATCTTTGGTAATGCAGCAGTGGTCATCCAAAACTGCAGTATTTATGCTCGAAAGCCTATGGACTTTCAAAAGAACACCATCACTGCTCAAAACAGGAAAGATCCCAATCAAAACACTGGCATTTCAATCCACGCTTGCAAAATCGTGGCCACATCTGACCTCGAAGCATCTAAAGGGAGCTTCCCCACGTATCTAGGCCGGCCGTGGAAGTTGTACTCGCGAACAGTTGTCATGTTATCTTACTTGGGTGATCATATACATCCGCACGGTTGGTTAGAGTGGAATGCTACGTTCGCTCTTGATACGTTGTATTATGGTGAGTATATGAATTATGGGCCGGGAGCAGCCGTGGGGCAACGGGTGAAATGGCCGGGATATCGTGTGATCAATTCCACGGACGAGGCCAGCAAGTTCACCGTAGCGCAATTCATTTTCGGATCATCGTGGTTGCCTTCAACTGGGGTGGCTTTCTTGGGAGGGTTGAATACCTGA